From Toxorhynchites rutilus septentrionalis strain SRP chromosome 2, ASM2978413v1, whole genome shotgun sequence, a single genomic window includes:
- the LOC129764653 gene encoding glucose-6-phosphate isomerase, with protein MPGKGLLSQDPVYQKIKKYHSEHGASINIKRIFQEDDIRFDKFSLKLSTPEDGDILLDYSKNRITDDAWNMLLELAETRDVVKTRNDMFGGERINITENRAVLHVALRNRSNTPILVDGKDVMPDVNAVLAHMKEFTEQILDGVWRGYTNKKISDVVNIGIGGSDLGPLMVSEALKHYNTGIRSHFVSNVDGTHVAETLKKLDPETTLFIIASKTFTTQETITNATAAKNWFLERCGEKEHVAKHFVALSTNKEKVAAFGIDTKNMFEFWDWVGGRYSLWSAIGLSISLAIGFDNFEKLLEGAHYMDRHFMTAPLNENAPVILALMGIWYSNFYGAETHALLPYDQYMHRFAAYFQQGDMESNGKGVTKSGARVDFNTGPIVWGEPGTNGQHAFYQLIHQGTRLIPCDFIAPVITHNPVENGAMHKILLANYLAQTEALMMGKTEDQARSDLEKAGLSGEKLEKLLPHKVFTGNRPTNSILVKKVTPFTLGALIAMYEHKIFTQGVIWDVNSFDQWGVELGKALAKAIEVDLADSNQTTSHDSSTNGLINFIKINWEHEHQI; from the exons ATGCCCGGAAAGGGACTTCTATCTCAGGATCCTGTCTATCAGAAGATCAAAAAATATCACTCAGAGCATGGAGCTTCGATAAATATCAAGAGAATCTTCCAGGAAGATGACATTCGTTTCGATAAGTTCAG CTTGAAATTATCTACTCCCGAAGATGGAGACATTCTGCTGGACTACTCGAAGAACCGCATCACCGATGATGCATGGAACATGTTGCTTGAATTGGCCGAGACACGTGACGTTGTCAAGACTCGTAACGATATGTTCGGCGGTGAACGTATTAACATCACCGAGAACCGTGCCGTGTTACATGTGGCTTTGAGAAACCGCTCCAACACCCCCATCCTCGTTGATGGAAAAGATGTTATGCCCGACGTTAATGCCGTGTTGGCTCACATGAAGGAGTTCACCGAGCAAATTTTGGACGGCGTTTGGCGTGGTTATACCAACAAGAAAATCAGTGATGTTGTCAATATTGGCATTGGAGGATCAGATCTTGGTCCGTTGATGGTGAGCGAGGCACTGAAGCATTACAATACCGGCATTCGTTCTCATTTCGTATCCAACGTTGATGGTACCCATGTTGCCGAGACGCTGAAAAAATTGGACCCGGAAACAACACTGTTCATTATTGCTTCTAAAACATTTACCACCCAAGAAACTATTACTAATGCAACAGCCGCTAAAAATTGGTTCCTGGAACGGTGCGGCGAAAAGGAACATGTTGCGAAACATTTCGTTGCTCTGTCGACTAACAAGGAGAAAGTGGCCGCTTTCGGCATCGACACCAAGAACATGTTCGAATTCTGGGATTGGGTTGGTGGACGCTACTCACTGTGGTCAGCAATCGGTCTGTCCATCTCGCTGGCTATTGGTTTCGATAATTTCGAAAAACTGCTGGAAGGTGCGCATTACATGGATAGGCATTTCATGACTGCTCCACTGAATGAAAAT GCTCCCGTGATTCTCGCTTTGATGGGAATTTGGTACTCTAACTTCTACGGTGCGGAGACTCACGCTCTGTTGCCATACGATCAGTATATGCATCGATTTGCTGCCTACTTCCAGCAGGGCGACATGGAAAGTAACGGCAAAGGCGTCACAAAATCTGGCGCTCGTGTTGACTTCAACACCGGCCCAATTGTCTGGGGTGAGCCGGGCACCAACGGACAGCATGCATTTTATCAACTGATTCATCAG ggTACCCGCCTGATTCCGTGTGATTTCATCGCTCCGGTCATCACCCACAATCCGGTGGAGAATGGGGCCATGCATAAAATACTGCTCGCCAACTATCTCGCCCAGACTGAGGCATTAATGATGGGTAAAACCGAAGACCAGGCCCGCAGTGATTTGGAGAAGGCAGGCCTATCAGGCGAAAAGCTCGAAAAGCTACTACCTCACAAAGTATTCACCGGTAACCGGCCGACGAACTCGATTCTCGTCAAAAAGGTCACTCCGTTCACGCTGGGTGCACTGATCGCCATGTACGAGCATAAGATCTTCACCCAGGGCGTCATCTGGGATGTGAACTCGTTCGATCAGTGGGGCGTCGAGCTGGGTAAGGCTCTGGCGAAGGCGATCGAGGTTGATCTAGCCGACAGCAACCAAACTACCTCCCACGATTCTTCCACCAATGGTTTGATCAACTTCATCAAAATCAACTGGGAACATGAGCATCAGATTTAA